DNA from Sorex araneus isolate mSorAra2 chromosome 6, mSorAra2.pri, whole genome shotgun sequence:
tccttccttccttccttccttccttccttccttccttccttccttccttccttccttccttccttccttccttcctttcttccttccttacctccctccctcagggatccctcctggtgggctctggggacaatctctggagtgctggagattgaactcaggtcatctgtatacaaggcaagtgccttccctactatatcatctctcaggcccctcaggCAGCTTCCTACAGTCCcttgtattaaaaaaatttaacaggaACTTGTTTTGGAATGACGTGGTAATATCACAGAGTCCAGTTGTGGCACAATgcatttatccattcatccattcctGGACTTCTATGTTCGTATGACAATTTATTCAACAAGATTTGAACAACATGTAGTGCTTGCCAGATATTGATAGCACCAGAGACTAAGATATTACATCTGTTAGAATTAGAAGGTAACTGGGGAGAGTCTAGCCCCATTCTCATTTAGACAGAAGGGGAAATAAGGAGAGTGAGAAGTGGGAAGGTAAAGGCAGGGCTCAAGTCCCTGAAGCAGAGCTGGGCCTGGCTTCTGCCTGCCCttgctctcctctctgctctctctcttcctcatcgTCAGATGTCCAGCCTGGAGCACTGTCTTCTAACCTTCCAgtttcttttcttgcttcctcATTATTGGGTGGAAAACCTTGACAGAATTCTCATTAAAAGGGACTAAAATGGAGTTAGACTCTCTCTGCAAGTTTTTAATTGACAAAGATTTACCTGAGAGGAAAGAAATTCCACCGGGAGGTTGTTTCCTTGATTGTAGTGAGTgcccaatttattttaaatagttggcGGATGTGAGGACTTAATCTCAACCTTGGACTTTCAGTGGGCAGGTAGGTTTTCTGAATGATAAAAAGGGTCTGAAAATCTCTTTGGTTGCAGCTACctgtggtttttgtttatttctttgatattgtaaatcCCAAACTCAATCCAGATGCtgatgttttgaattttcttcttatttatttttggtgtgatTTATCTTAGCCATGATCTACTTTGTTTTCTAAAGACTCCTAGGAACTCTGGTAATTTGTTCGGTAATTATGGTCTGAATATTGAACTGCAGTAGCTGTTCAAACAAGCTCAGAAAAGAGCCTAAAATCTCTTGAAAGAGCACTAATTTCTGTGTTAGTGTCCTGGCAAATATCTTGTGAGTGTCTTGGGGTCTCAGTTAGCTGTGCTCCGTTCCTGTCACCTCCTCTATAGGCAGAGGAGGTGAAATGTCTCTGAACCTCTCAGAGTAGCTGAGCTGAGTGTGACTTGGACTTCGCTGACTGGGGGCGAATGGACTTGGCGGGTGTACCCAGGAAGGCATCTGGACAGAGGTTATCCCAAAGAAGAGGACTCCAACACTTGATTCCATcccagttttttattattttttattttttaatttttttttgctttttgggtcacacccagcgatgctcaggggttactgctggctttgcactcaggaattgctcctggcagtgcttgggggaccatatgggatgccggggatcgaacctgggtcggctgcgtgcaaggcaaacgacctacccactgtgctatcgctctggcccccccagTTTTTTTAAACCAAAGCATCTCCTTGAGCAATGGCGTGTGTCAGCAGTGGGACTCACTGTCCAGGGGCTGAAGACACACTGAGCACTCTGTGGTCCACCTGAGTGGATTCTGTGTTTGGAAGCAGAGCAAAATTGTACCAGTTTTTCTTACCTAAAGGCTGGCAATGTGGCTGGAAATAAGGTGCAGATTTTCTAAGCGGTTGTCTGGCACAGGGAAAGTCAGTCCCCTCCTGAGCTGCAagttttcatttctaaatgaGGTGGTTGGGTTTGATGATTGGGTAGGGTAGGTGAACGGTGGTAGGGGAGGTGCACGAGAGAGAGCTGTAGTTCCAGGGGTATTGTGAATGAGAGAATGCGTTAGCTGTCTGGAAATGGGAAATGAGAGGGAAGCGTCCCTCTGGTACGATGTGGAAGGCACCGTCGAGAGGGTGACAGTGTCATCAAAGTATTTTCCAGTGGAAACAACCCTGCAGTGTGGTCCACAGAACTGTGCTCTGAGGGCTCTGGAGTTTGGGGAAAGGGACTGTGGGGTTTGATGGGAGGGATCCTGGCACTGCTGTGGCCAGCCTCATGGAGTGGCACTCACAAAATAATAACATGgatgctattataaataaataaaaaaagaggcaTCTCCCAGGTTACATATACCTTCAAgatgccttttttttcttcttattttttaaatttttaaaattttaaaaaaattttttgctttctgggtcatgcctggcgatgcacaggggttactcctggctttgcattgaggaattacccctggtggtgctcaggggaccatattggatcctgggattcgaacccgggttggccgggtgcaaggcaaataccctacccattgtgctatagctccagcccctttttaaaaatttttattagtgaattagtgaggtacagttacaaacttatgaactttcatgtctgcatttttttttacatccctccaccagtgcccattcccctccaccaatgttcccagtatctctcccaccaaccccatctcaacctccagcaccccacCGTGCCTCTACAGCAGGGCATTCCCAAGATGCCTTTCGAAGGAGTGAGCTGCATCCCAAATCTAGGTCTAAATACTTTCTTTGGACTCATGAGTAAGGAGGTGGAAAaggtaactcttttttttttttttttgatttttttgggtcacacccggtgatgtacaggggttactcctggctctgcactcaggaattactcctggcagtactcagttgaccatatgggatgctgggaatcgaacccgggttggccgcgtgcaaggcgaacgccctatccactgtgctaacgctccagtccCGGAAAAGGTAACTCTTGAGGAGACTCACAATCTCATCTTCTAACTATTGAATcacttgattttttaaagtgGTAAAATGGTGCCAGGTAATTCAATGGTTCTGGGTCTTGGTGCCTACAGCAATGCCCTTACGTCAAGgctacctttttttatttttcttcttcttcttattctttcttgGGTTTCTGGGCCATGCTTGGctgtgctcaaaacttactcctggctctgtgtgaagggatcactgctggtggtactcaggcgaccaaatatggtgctgggagTCACATCTGGGAgcgtaaggcaagcaccttgtccactgtgcaatctctccagcctcaggggTGCCATACCTTGATTAAATTATCAATATTCCTTGTGATAAACATTGGGATCAATGGATCAATGTAATATCTCTTCTATACTTGATATCTTtagcacttttcttcttgtttCCACCTGCAAAATgtgacttttctctttttaattttcttcctaaaaAATCTAATTTCTCTGATTCTTGAAGCCCTAGCCTCCCACTACTTTGTTGGATATCTAGATTGTTTTAGCTTTTGGTTGTCACTGTTACAAATCCACTGGGAGCCCTCCATGTTGGAATTTAAAGAAACCTAATATTCTGTTCACTATTTGGATGCTGAATTCAGAAACACAGCAAAGACATAAGATATGtgttactaagaaaatgataatgataatggcAATATGGCCTATAATTGACTGCCAGATATATTCCAGAAATTCTGGATCCCCAAAATAGGCAAACTTATAAAACCAGACTTGATAGTATAAGGcactcacatctttttttttctttttaatttatttttatttagttaccatgaaattacaaagttatttgtgattagATTTCAGGCATCTGatgtttcaacactaatcccttcaccagtgcccacttctctCCAACCATTTCCCCCTCATTTGCTTCTTATCCCCCAGTTTGCTTCCACAAGAATCACTATTTAAATGCAGTTTTGcaatgtgatttacagtactgttgctgtgataatttttttctttttttgggtcacacctggcattgcacaggggttactcctgactcatgcactcaggaattactcctggtggtgctcaggggaccatatgggatcctgggaattgaacgttggtcggtcgtgtgcaaggcaaacactctacccactgtgctatcgccccaggtTCAGTTGCTgtgataattaaaatttatttgtaggcACTCACATCTTAGTCTAACAAAAAGAATGAAGTATTCCCAGTTTCTCATCCTGAATGGAGGGTGGGGATAGGAGGGCTAGCTGCTGGAGCTAGCGCCACACAAAAGGAAGCATCAGAGATGGAGCAAAAAAGCTCCCTACTTGTCCTTAGTCACTAATCAATGCTCTATTGCTAGAGTTTAAAACTGGCTTTACTAAATACtgactaaatgaataaaattatgatGCATGTATATTGTAAAGTGTTCACATTGTCTAATGTGCTTAAACTAGGCAAATTCACGTGACACCAGTGTTTGTTTATTGCAGGTCTCTTCATGTTTTCCATTCAAGTCACCTGAACAGATTCTAGGATGAGTAAAAATAATGTGACTGAGTTAATTATTGTAGGTCTTTTCCAGGACCCAGAGGTGCAGAGGGtgtgttttgtgttgtttcttcCCGTGTACCTGGCCACCGTGGTGGGCAATGGTCTCATTGTTGTGACAGTCAACCTCAGTAAAAGTCTAAATTCCCCTATGTACTTCTTCCTTAACTACCTGTCCCTGGTGGAGATCATTTATGCTTCCACGATTGTCCCAAAGTTCATCACAGACCTACTTGCCAAGATCAAAACCATCTCCCTCAAGGGCTGTCTAACTCAGATATTCTTCTCCCACTTCTTTGGAGTTACGGAGATCTTCCTGCTCATGTTCATGGCCTATgatcgctatgtggccatctgcaaacccctcCACTACACAACCATCATGAGCCGACCTGTATGTCGCCTTCTGGTGGCCAGCTCCTGGCTGGGGGGCGTGGTTCACTCCATGATTCAAATCTTTGTCACTATCCAGTTACCTTTCTGTGGCCCCAATGTGATCGACCACTACTTCTGTGACCTCCAGCCACTATTCAAGATTGCCTGCACTGATACCTCTGTGGAGGATGTTATTGTGTTTGCCAACAGTGGATTATTTTCtatcttctcctttctcctcttggTGGCCTCTTACATTGTCATCTTGGTCAACTTGCGGAAGCATTCAGCCGAGGGAAGGCGCaaagccctctccacctgtgCTTCTCACATCATGGTGGTCATCTTGTTCTTTGGACCTGCCATGTTCCTCTATATGCGACCTTCTGCCACCTCCACTGAGGA
Protein-coding regions in this window:
- the LOC129405968 gene encoding olfactory receptor 4B1-like gives rise to the protein MSKNNVTELIIVGLFQDPEVQRVCFVLFLPVYLATVVGNGLIVVTVNLSKSLNSPMYFFLNYLSLVEIIYASTIVPKFITDLLAKIKTISLKGCLTQIFFSHFFGVTEIFLLMFMAYDRYVAICKPLHYTTIMSRPVCRLLVASSWLGGVVHSMIQIFVTIQLPFCGPNVIDHYFCDLQPLFKIACTDTSVEDVIVFANSGLFSIFSFLLLVASYIVILVNLRKHSAEGRRKALSTCASHIMVVILFFGPAMFLYMRPSATSTEDKLMAVFYTVITPMLNPIIYTLRNKEVKIAMKKLWCRKVDSGKVVVVTCARGQRTKEIQGEKKNCEHRVDCVTGTSADLMLSRHKLDRAQCGTGTEFKDPFRSSSSFMVSYSGFHSPRQIMLGNLPDINVENL